GCTTCTGCGGCTGTAGCTGATGCGGCTTCGGCTGTTGCGGTTGGTGCTGCCTTGGGGGTTTGATCCTCCGTGCCGTGCCGTGCCGTGCCGTGCCGTGCCGTGCCGTGCCGTGCCGTGCCGTGCCGTGCCGTGCCGTGCCGTGCCGTGCCGTGCCGTGCCGTGCCGTGCCGTGCCGTGCCGTGCCGTGCCGTGCCGTGCCGTGCCGTGCCGTGCCGTGCCGTGCCGTGCCGTGCCGTGCCGTGCCGTGCCGTGCCGTGCCGTGCCGTGCCGTGCCGTGCCGTGCCGTG
The nucleotide sequence above comes from Amycolatopsis sp. AA4. Encoded proteins:
- a CDS encoding histone H1-like repetitive region-containing protein, yielding MKNRVPDNGSRRHGTARHGTARHGTARHGTARHGTARHGTARHGTARHGTARHGTARHGTARHGTARHGTARHGTARHGTARHGTARHGTARHGTARHGTARHGTARHGTARHGTARHGTARHGTARHGTARHGTARRIKPPRQHQPQQPKPHQLQPQKQKQP